A single genomic interval of Flavobacteriales bacterium harbors:
- a CDS encoding SulP family inorganic anion transporter: MSSSNQHKNHSKSIPLDGIKGLVQNWKSDMMSGFLVFLLALPLSLGIAKASEFPPAMGVLTAMIGGLLVSFFAGSRLTIKGPAAGLITICAGGVIAMSELGGGDKTEGWHLILGAAVVAALIQIGFGLLKFGSLSDFFPHSAVHGMLAAIGILIFAKQFPVLLGVDPSMTKGMTPIQLYEHIPNFIANANGSIATIGLLSLLIMFILPAMGGVFKKIPAPMIVLLIAVPMAAYMGLSSVHDHSGKPFSLVKIGDFWGTLGFNASFAAIGTLTFWKFVFMFLFVNTIESLLTVKAIDGMDPYKRKSDYNKDLVAVGVGNAFSGLLGGLPMISEVARSSANVNNGGKTRWANFFHGFFLLIAMLAMIPVIEMIPNAALAAMLIFVAYRLASPKEFIGTYKIGAEQLAIFLVTIIVTVAEDLLLGVAAGILTKLIIQVVNGAPLRSLFKARYTMKEHGKHIDIQIHDAAIFSNFLGYKKLWETIPGGHHLTFDFSDCVFVDHSFMEQLHLFEEEYHSTGGEIKVVGLENFNPFSSHPAAARKKVSHT; this comes from the coding sequence ATGTCATCTTCAAATCAACATAAAAACCATTCCAAATCCATTCCGTTAGATGGAATTAAAGGATTAGTTCAAAACTGGAAATCCGATATGATGTCGGGATTCCTTGTCTTTCTCCTCGCATTACCACTTAGTTTGGGAATTGCAAAAGCCAGTGAGTTTCCGCCTGCCATGGGAGTGTTAACGGCTATGATCGGTGGATTACTCGTTAGTTTTTTCGCCGGTTCGCGATTAACGATTAAAGGGCCTGCTGCAGGACTTATCACCATTTGTGCCGGCGGCGTTATAGCTATGTCGGAATTAGGGGGTGGCGATAAAACAGAAGGTTGGCATTTGATTTTGGGAGCGGCAGTAGTTGCTGCACTAATTCAAATCGGATTTGGTTTATTAAAATTCGGATCACTCAGTGATTTTTTCCCTCACTCTGCAGTACACGGGATGTTAGCAGCTATTGGAATTTTAATTTTTGCAAAACAGTTTCCGGTTTTATTGGGAGTAGATCCATCCATGACAAAAGGAATGACGCCGATTCAATTATATGAACATATCCCCAACTTCATTGCAAATGCCAATGGAAGCATTGCAACCATCGGATTGTTGTCGCTCCTCATCATGTTTATTCTTCCAGCCATGGGAGGCGTATTTAAAAAAATACCGGCACCAATGATTGTATTACTCATTGCAGTACCAATGGCAGCTTATATGGGATTATCCTCTGTGCACGATCATAGCGGTAAGCCCTTTTCATTGGTAAAAATCGGCGATTTCTGGGGAACACTCGGATTCAATGCCAGTTTCGCAGCAATAGGTACGTTAACATTCTGGAAGTTTGTATTCATGTTTTTGTTTGTCAATACCATCGAATCGTTACTCACGGTAAAAGCGATCGACGGGATGGATCCATATAAACGAAAATCGGATTATAATAAAGATTTAGTTGCAGTAGGAGTAGGTAATGCATTCAGTGGATTGTTGGGTGGACTCCCTATGATTTCTGAAGTTGCTCGTTCTTCGGCCAATGTAAACAATGGCGGAAAAACAAGATGGGCTAATTTCTTTCACGGATTTTTTCTGCTTATCGCTATGCTGGCCATGATACCAGTGATTGAAATGATTCCTAATGCAGCATTGGCGGCAATGTTGATTTTTGTTGCTTATCGTTTGGCAAGTCCAAAAGAATTTATCGGAACCTATAAAATCGGTGCAGAACAATTAGCCATTTTTCTTGTTACAATCATTGTTACTGTTGCCGAAGATTTATTGTTAGGTGTAGCTGCAGGAATTTTAACCAAGCTGATTATTCAGGTTGTTAACGGAGCACCACTTCGTTCTTTGTTTAAAGCACGGTACACCATGAAAGAACATGGAAAGCATATCGACATCCAAATACACGATGCCGCTATTTTTTCAAACTTTCTTGGCTATAAAAAATTATGGGAAACAATTCCGGGTGGACATCACCTCACCTTCGATTTTTCCGACTGTGTATTTGTGGATCATTCATTCATGGAGCAATTGCATTTGTTCGAAGAAGAATATCACTCTACCGGAGGAGAAATTAAAGTGGTAGGACTGGAAAATTTTAATCCATTCTCATCGCATCCGGCAGCAGCACGAAAAAAAGTATCACATACCTGA
- a CDS encoding NAD(P)H-dependent glycerol-3-phosphate dehydrogenase, with amino-acid sequence MKIGVIGGGSWGTAIVKLLSNNLDHVYWWVHTSESVEHIRKFHHNPRYLQSVEFDPGKLIVTNRLEEIVPQCDILIMATPAAFLQSVFEKYPKENFKGKIIFSAIKGMIPELNIIPADYFNQVLGVPMDKIGIICGPCHAEEVALERLSYLTIACSDTQSAQVMADHLSCRYLRTTVSDDLLGTELSAVLKNIYAIASGICGGVGYGDNFQAVLISNASVETARFIDVVHPIHRDVKSSAYLGDLLVTAYSKFSRNRTFGYMIGKGYSVKAAQLEMEMVAEGYYAVKSIVEMNKKYNVDMPIVQCVYNIIYEKISPAVEVRILSDKLS; translated from the coding sequence ATGAAAATCGGTGTTATTGGCGGAGGTAGCTGGGGAACAGCCATTGTAAAGTTGTTGAGCAACAATTTAGACCATGTTTACTGGTGGGTTCACACGAGTGAAAGTGTTGAGCATATCCGTAAGTTCCATCATAATCCACGCTATTTGCAATCGGTAGAATTCGATCCGGGGAAACTGATCGTTACTAACCGGCTGGAAGAAATCGTACCGCAATGCGATATTCTGATCATGGCAACACCTGCTGCATTTCTTCAATCGGTTTTTGAAAAATATCCGAAAGAAAATTTCAAGGGGAAAATAATTTTCTCTGCCATCAAGGGTATGATTCCGGAATTAAATATTATTCCTGCCGATTATTTTAATCAGGTGCTTGGCGTTCCTATGGATAAGATCGGAATTATATGCGGTCCTTGTCACGCCGAAGAAGTGGCCCTGGAGCGACTAAGCTATTTAACCATTGCCTGCTCCGATACACAAAGCGCACAAGTGATGGCCGATCATTTAAGTTGTCGCTATTTACGCACTACGGTTTCTGATGATTTATTGGGAACGGAATTATCGGCGGTATTAAAAAATATTTATGCCATTGCATCCGGTATTTGCGGAGGTGTAGGCTACGGCGATAATTTTCAGGCTGTGTTAATTTCGAATGCAAGTGTAGAAACTGCACGATTCATTGATGTTGTTCATCCGATACACCGCGATGTAAAATCGAGTGCTTATCTGGGAGATTTATTGGTGACCGCCTATTCTAAATTTTCGCGAAACCGCACGTTCGGATACATGATTGGTAAAGGTTATTCCGTAAAAGCCGCCCAATTAGAAATGGAAATGGTTGCAGAAGGTTATTATGCCGTAAAAAGTATTGTAGAAATGAACAAAAAGTACAATGTAGATATGCCCATTGTACAATGTGTTTACAATATTATTTACGAAAAAATTTCTCCTGCTGTTGAAGTCCGCATTCTCAGTGATAAATTATCTTAA
- a CDS encoding CotH kinase family protein, translating to MAMMIRPTLLIAFFCGMLSVNAQTDLYGPDIQKIEIYFTQSNWDYQLDTAKAGSEGYIVAEWVKVNGVQFDSVGVKYKGNSSYNANNNKNPLHIELDYTHNTTYNGISDIKLGNGFSDPSMFREVLSYEILRNYMHAPKCNFAQVYINGSLRGLYSNAESINKDFVGTHFYSFGNTLVKCNPQTVGGGNLPNLSYLGTDSTLYYSKYEIKSDFGWTDLIRLCDSLNNNFSNIEKIMDIDRAIWMLAFNNVLVNLDSYTGSFAQNYYEYLDDNGRFNSIIWDLNMCFGGFNMTGIGAPLSVTQEQNMSPTLHSTSTNRPLIKNILSDARYKRMYIAHMKTITNEFFTNGAYVTMAQDYMTLIDTAVQSDPYKFFTYTQFQNSLTTSVTSGPMTIPGISLLMNARATYLNSTTEFQQVSPVLSNINYAPASPTLNDTVWITAQISNQVYSYLGYRYHESEIFNKTQMMDDGLHHDGAAGDGVFGAYFICGSAQMQYYIYTENNNAGLFSPARAEYEFYTIDAAVSNLNSGDLVINEYMAQNTATVANANGKFGDWVELYNNSTSTLSLFGLYLTDDATNPTKWAFPSATTIAPSSFLIVWCDQDTSSLEYHANFKLSASGESIYLNKADGTVLDSSVFSAQTADISMQRCPNGTGLFSATLGSTFNSLNCVVGVEENVGSSFSIYPNPASDRMVISSASAFKQVEVFNATGQIENSWSGSLTGNVSMDVSALSNGIYFIRIDGSFAGKVLIQK from the coding sequence ATGGCAATGATGATTCGTCCTACTTTACTTATCGCATTTTTCTGCGGCATGCTTTCCGTTAATGCACAAACGGATTTATATGGCCCGGATATTCAGAAAATAGAAATCTACTTTACACAGTCGAATTGGGATTATCAATTGGACACAGCCAAAGCAGGCAGTGAAGGATATATTGTGGCCGAGTGGGTAAAAGTGAATGGCGTACAATTTGATTCGGTGGGGGTAAAATATAAAGGAAACAGTTCCTATAATGCCAACAATAATAAGAACCCTTTGCATATTGAGTTGGATTATACCCACAACACCACCTATAATGGAATTTCCGATATTAAATTAGGCAATGGGTTTTCCGATCCATCCATGTTTAGAGAAGTGCTTTCTTATGAAATTCTTCGCAATTACATGCATGCTCCAAAATGTAATTTTGCTCAGGTATATATTAACGGAAGTTTAAGAGGATTATATAGTAACGCAGAATCCATAAATAAAGATTTTGTAGGTACGCATTTTTATTCTTTCGGGAATACATTGGTAAAATGTAATCCGCAAACTGTTGGCGGAGGGAATCTCCCTAATCTATCGTATCTGGGAACGGATAGTACTTTATACTATTCGAAGTATGAAATTAAATCCGATTTTGGCTGGACCGATTTAATCCGTTTATGCGATTCTCTCAATAATAATTTCAGCAATATTGAAAAGATAATGGATATCGACCGTGCCATCTGGATGCTTGCATTTAATAACGTGCTTGTAAATCTGGACAGCTATACCGGTTCTTTTGCTCAAAACTATTACGAATACCTGGATGATAATGGGAGATTTAATTCCATCATCTGGGACTTGAACATGTGCTTTGGTGGGTTTAACATGACCGGAATTGGTGCTCCACTTTCTGTAACGCAAGAACAGAACATGAGTCCAACCCTACACTCCACCAGCACCAATCGTCCCCTAATAAAAAACATCCTCAGCGACGCACGCTACAAACGAATGTATATTGCGCACATGAAAACCATTACCAATGAGTTTTTCACTAATGGAGCCTATGTAACTATGGCGCAGGATTACATGACGCTTATTGATACAGCAGTGCAGTCGGACCCCTATAAATTTTTTACCTACACGCAGTTTCAGAATTCGCTTACAACAAGTGTAACGAGCGGACCAATGACAATTCCCGGTATTTCCTTGTTGATGAATGCACGGGCAACCTATTTAAATTCCACCACGGAGTTTCAACAAGTATCACCGGTGTTGTCCAACATCAACTATGCGCCGGCTTCTCCAACCCTGAATGATACAGTGTGGATTACTGCACAAATCAGTAATCAGGTGTACTCTTATTTAGGATATCGTTATCATGAATCAGAAATATTTAATAAAACACAAATGATGGATGATGGTTTGCATCACGATGGTGCAGCAGGAGATGGTGTTTTTGGAGCTTATTTTATTTGCGGCAGCGCACAGATGCAATATTATATTTATACTGAAAACAACAATGCAGGATTATTTTCTCCGGCACGTGCGGAATATGAATTTTATACCATTGATGCCGCTGTTTCCAATTTAAATTCCGGCGATCTGGTCATTAATGAATACATGGCACAAAATACCGCAACAGTTGCTAATGCCAATGGAAAGTTCGGCGATTGGGTGGAACTATATAACAATTCAACTTCAACATTAAGTTTGTTCGGTTTGTATTTAACAGATGATGCAACGAATCCTACGAAATGGGCGTTTCCCTCTGCCACCACTATTGCTCCCAGTTCATTTTTAATTGTCTGGTGCGATCAGGATACTTCTTCATTGGAGTACCATGCTAATTTTAAATTGTCGGCTTCCGGTGAAAGTATTTATCTGAATAAAGCAGATGGAACTGTATTGGATAGTTCTGTGTTTTCTGCGCAAACAGCAGATATCTCCATGCAGCGTTGTCCAAACGGTACTGGTCTCTTTTCTGCCACATTGGGATCGACATTTAACAGTTTAAATTGTGTGGTTGGTGTAGAAGAAAATGTTGGGAGTAGTTTCTCTATTTATCCGAATCCCGCCAGCGATCGAATGGTGATTTCTTCCGCATCTGCATTTAAACAGGTGGAAGTATTTAACGCAACGGGTCAAATTGAAAATTCATGGAGTGGTTCTCTAACCGGAAATGTTTCCATGGATGTTTCTGCTTTATCCAATGGAATTTACTTTATCCGTATCGATGGAAGTTTTGCTGGAAAAGTGTTGATTCAGAAATAA
- a CDS encoding LytTR family DNA-binding domain-containing protein has translation MIKCIAVDDEALALDLLADNIRRIPYLELVATCNNAREATQALADHKVDLIFLDIQMPGINGINFLKGIQHPPMAIILSAYPDFALEGYELSLVDYLVKPVSFNRFEKAVLKAKDLFELRNPTTDSELVDTSVSEDYFFVNADHKLIRVHYDEIYLVEGLKDYIKIHLSGQARPLVTRMSMKNMESRLEGKGFLRIHKSFIVSLDKIKAVKKGFVLVNDREVPYSDNQKALLFEYIDKMR, from the coding sequence ATGATTAAATGTATTGCGGTCGACGATGAAGCACTGGCTTTGGATTTGCTGGCGGATAATATCCGGAGGATTCCTTATTTAGAATTAGTGGCCACCTGCAATAATGCCAGAGAGGCAACTCAGGCTTTGGCGGATCATAAAGTCGATTTAATTTTTCTCGATATTCAAATGCCGGGTATTAACGGTATTAATTTTTTAAAAGGAATTCAGCATCCACCGATGGCAATTATCCTTAGTGCATATCCCGATTTTGCTCTTGAGGGATATGAATTATCATTGGTTGATTATCTGGTTAAACCGGTTTCTTTTAATCGATTCGAAAAGGCCGTTTTAAAAGCGAAAGATTTATTCGAACTACGCAACCCAACTACAGATTCGGAGCTTGTCGACACTTCTGTTTCTGAAGATTATTTTTTCGTAAACGCGGATCATAAATTGATTCGTGTCCATTACGATGAAATTTATTTGGTGGAAGGATTAAAAGATTATATTAAAATTCATCTTAGCGGACAAGCACGTCCTTTGGTGACCCGCATGAGTATGAAAAACATGGAGAGCCGGCTCGAAGGAAAGGGCTTTTTACGCATACATAAATCCTTTATTGTTTCATTGGATAAAATCAAAGCCGTTAAAAAAGGATTTGTTTTGGTCAACGATCGAGAAGTGCCCTATTCTGATAATCAAAAAGCCTTGTTATTCGAGTACATCGATAAAATGCGTTAA
- a CDS encoding histidine kinase codes for MFFLLPESYALIEGRFIFHGGHFLHSLISDGFLVTVFYVNAYFLLPKLIQEKKYVYYGLFLLVILSISYLITWQFHPGHHRHRELDEHELMEIRMGIEEPHHGIPFGMWFFPPVLFVTLSTIYWLVLERMQFEKRQENLIRENLITQTSFLRSQVAPHFLFNVLNGFVSLARKKSDDLEPMMIKLSGLMQYMLYESDADRVTLKKEIDYISDYIDLQKMRFGNRADIHFEAHVTGFEATMIPPMLFIPFVENAFKHSASCERIEISIKITQSNQQIVLEVRNSYDPQSARERTSGIGISNTKKRLDLTYPGNHDLNITSINNEFVVILHIPDHD; via the coding sequence TTGTTTTTTTTGCTCCCGGAAAGTTATGCGCTTATCGAGGGAAGGTTTATTTTTCATGGGGGACATTTCCTCCATTCCCTTATTAGTGATGGGTTTTTAGTGACCGTATTTTACGTGAATGCTTATTTTTTACTTCCCAAACTCATTCAGGAAAAGAAGTATGTGTATTATGGTCTGTTTTTATTGGTTATACTTTCCATCAGCTATCTGATCACCTGGCAATTTCATCCCGGACATCATCGTCATCGTGAATTGGATGAGCACGAGTTGATGGAAATAAGAATGGGCATTGAAGAACCACATCATGGAATACCTTTTGGCATGTGGTTTTTTCCTCCTGTATTGTTTGTAACACTTAGTACCATTTACTGGTTGGTGCTTGAGCGCATGCAGTTTGAAAAACGACAGGAAAATTTAATCCGTGAAAATCTGATTACCCAAACTTCATTTTTAAGATCTCAGGTTGCACCGCATTTTCTTTTTAATGTGTTAAATGGATTTGTATCACTGGCCAGGAAAAAATCGGATGATCTCGAACCGATGATGATTAAGCTTTCCGGTTTAATGCAATACATGTTGTACGAATCGGACGCAGATCGTGTAACCCTAAAAAAAGAAATCGATTATATTTCAGATTATATCGATTTGCAAAAAATGCGTTTTGGTAATCGTGCAGATATTCATTTTGAAGCACATGTTACGGGCTTTGAAGCAACCATGATTCCGCCCATGTTATTTATTCCATTTGTAGAAAATGCATTTAAACACAGCGCAAGTTGCGAACGAATTGAAATCAGTATAAAAATAACGCAGAGTAATCAACAGATTGTTCTCGAAGTCAGAAACTCTTACGATCCGCAGTCGGCGAGGGAAAGGACAAGCGGAATCGGGATTTCCAACACCAAAAAACGATTGGATTTAACGTATCCCGGAAACCATGATTTAAATATCACTTCAATCAATAACGAATTTGTTGTAATCCTACATATTCCAGATCATGATTAA
- the uvrC gene encoding excinuclease ABC subunit UvrC, translating to MEEDLKQKVSLLPDSPGVYQYFDIEGKLLYVGKAKNLKKRVSSYFNKEHDSGRITIMVSKIVDLKVIVTETELDALLLENNLIKNLRPRYNVMLRDDKTYPWICISNEAFPRVYHTRRKEKDGSSYFGPYANVKMMWSLLELIRQMYPIRSCQLNLSEENIAKKKFKVCLEYHIGNCKGPCEAKQSEEEYDEMIADIRYLIKGNTSQVLKQLREKMKIYSQELAFEKAQELKTKIDILENYRSKFTVVSSTVSDVDVFSIVNDDKFAYVNYFRVIDGSIVQSHTLEIKKMLDEPNDEILTIAITELRQKFQSDAKEIIVPFELEYDQILVTVPQRGDKKQLLELSERNARYYMMDKHRQESVKDPERSTERILETMKKDLRLTELPRHIECFDNSNIQGTNPVSACVVFKNAKPSKKDYRHFNVKTVEGPDDFATMEEVIFRRYSRLLEEKQELPQLIVIDGGKGQLGAALNSLEKLGLRGKIAIVGIAKRLEEIYYPGDSLPLYIDKRSESLKVIQHMRNEAHRFGITHHRNRRSKGAIQSELTSIPGIGEKTMEQLMKVFKSLKRLKEAEESKIAEVIGPAKTKVLLEYFNSLSKSKPG from the coding sequence ATGGAGGAGGACCTCAAACAAAAAGTTTCGCTTTTACCGGATTCTCCCGGTGTATATCAGTATTTCGATATTGAAGGCAAACTTCTTTATGTAGGAAAAGCTAAAAATCTTAAAAAAAGAGTTAGTTCTTATTTTAATAAGGAACACGATAGCGGAAGAATCACCATTATGGTTTCCAAAATTGTGGATCTGAAAGTCATTGTAACGGAGACGGAACTCGATGCGCTTTTGCTGGAGAACAATCTGATTAAAAATCTTCGTCCGCGTTACAACGTCATGTTGCGTGATGATAAAACCTATCCATGGATTTGTATTTCGAATGAAGCTTTCCCCCGGGTGTATCATACGCGAAGAAAGGAAAAAGATGGTTCCAGTTATTTTGGACCCTACGCTAATGTAAAGATGATGTGGTCCTTGCTGGAATTAATCCGCCAAATGTATCCCATCCGTTCCTGTCAGCTCAATCTCTCCGAAGAAAATATCGCAAAAAAGAAGTTCAAGGTTTGTCTTGAGTACCATATTGGAAATTGTAAAGGACCCTGCGAAGCCAAACAAAGTGAAGAAGAATATGATGAGATGATTGCCGATATCCGTTATCTGATCAAGGGGAATACGTCGCAGGTATTAAAACAGCTTCGCGAGAAAATGAAAATTTACAGTCAGGAGTTGGCATTTGAAAAAGCACAGGAATTAAAAACGAAAATTGATATTCTCGAAAATTACAGATCAAAATTTACGGTGGTTTCTTCCACAGTGAGTGATGTGGATGTGTTTTCCATTGTTAACGACGATAAGTTTGCTTACGTTAATTATTTTAGGGTTATCGATGGTTCAATCGTTCAGAGTCATACACTGGAAATTAAAAAAATGCTCGATGAGCCCAATGATGAAATTCTCACCATTGCCATAACGGAGTTGCGTCAAAAATTTCAAAGTGATGCGAAAGAAATCATCGTTCCGTTTGAACTGGAATACGATCAGATTTTAGTTACTGTTCCCCAGCGTGGCGATAAAAAGCAGTTACTCGAATTATCGGAGAGAAATGCACGGTATTACATGATGGACAAACATCGTCAGGAAAGTGTTAAAGATCCTGAACGATCTACCGAGCGCATTTTGGAGACGATGAAAAAAGATTTGCGGTTGACGGAACTTCCTCGACACATTGAATGTTTCGATAATTCCAATATTCAGGGTACAAATCCGGTTTCTGCTTGTGTGGTTTTTAAAAATGCAAAACCGAGCAAAAAAGATTATCGCCATTTTAATGTAAAGACGGTAGAAGGACCGGATGATTTTGCTACAATGGAGGAAGTCATTTTCAGACGTTATTCCCGTTTATTGGAAGAAAAACAGGAATTACCCCAGTTAATTGTTATTGATGGTGGAAAGGGTCAATTAGGTGCTGCATTAAATAGTTTAGAGAAATTAGGACTTCGCGGAAAAATTGCCATTGTGGGTATAGCCAAACGATTGGAAGAAATTTATTATCCGGGCGACAGTCTTCCGTTGTATATCGATAAACGATCTGAATCCTTAAAAGTAATTCAACACATGCGGAATGAAGCGCATCGTTTTGGAATTACTCATCACCGCAACCGGCGAAGTAAAGGAGCTATTCAAAGTGAATTAACCTCCATTCCCGGAATTGGTGAAAAAACCATGGAGCAATTAATGAAGGTGTTTAAATCCTTAAAACGACTGAAAGAAGCTGAAGAATCTAAAATTGCGGAAGTCATTGGTCCGGCTAAAACCAAGGTGTTGTTGGAATATTTTAATTCCCTGTCTAAATCAAAACCGGGCTAG
- the dut gene encoding dUTP diphosphatase translates to MKIKIINKSSHSLPTYETIASAGMDLRANLTETVLLKPLERRLIPTGLFIELPVGYEAQVRPRSGLALKKGITVLNSPGTVDADYRGEIGVILINLSAEEFQIVNGERVAQLVIAKHERAEWEEVEVLTETARGEGGFGSTGK, encoded by the coding sequence ATGAAAATCAAAATCATTAATAAATCTTCGCATTCGCTTCCGACTTATGAAACCATTGCATCAGCCGGAATGGATTTACGTGCCAACTTAACTGAAACGGTATTGTTAAAACCCTTAGAGCGACGATTAATTCCTACGGGTTTATTTATTGAACTTCCGGTTGGTTATGAAGCACAAGTTCGCCCGCGTTCAGGATTAGCGTTAAAAAAAGGAATTACCGTGTTGAACAGTCCGGGTACCGTAGATGCAGATTACAGAGGAGAAATTGGTGTAATTCTGATTAATTTAAGTGCAGAAGAATTTCAGATTGTAAACGGAGAACGAGTTGCCCAATTAGTTATTGCCAAACACGAACGCGCAGAATGGGAAGAGGTGGAGGTGTTAACAGAAACTGCACGTGGTGAAGGGGGATTCGGAAGCACCGGAAAATAA
- a CDS encoding oligosaccharide flippase family protein, translated as MSVIRKLASQTAIYGLSSIVARFLNYLLTPLHTSSSVFSESEYGVISEMYAYVSFLIIFLTYGMETAFFRFYSKDEFNKRSVFATTFWTLFSSSSVFIFTCILFAVPLADLLGYKEHPEYVVWFSIVVGLDALSSIPMAYLRAEGKAVRFAVVNILSVLVNIGLNLFFLAYCMPLVKSGQSNWLTETFYDPSIGVGYVFIANLISSFVKFILLAPEMILAFGKWSFSLLEKMLLFGLPLLVAGFAGMINETIDRIMLKHILLPKIGEEAASAQVGIYSAIYKLSIIITLFIQAFRYAAEPFFFAQEKEKNSREVYARVMNYFVIVCAVIFLGVMLYIDVLKHFVPNENYWKALHIVPVLLFANIFLGIYYNQSIWYKLSGHTMYGAYIAIFGATLTLVLNYIFIPEYAYVASAWTTFICYGSMMLISYFLGQKFYPVPYKIWKSIFYLSLAFAIYFASTWIDMEWGLQRFIIHSFLLILFVAVVWMMEKPKKLTHENQNH; from the coding sequence ATGAGTGTAATCAGAAAACTGGCATCGCAAACGGCAATTTATGGATTGAGTTCCATTGTTGCGCGTTTTCTGAATTACCTTCTTACACCACTTCACACCAGCAGTTCTGTTTTTTCTGAATCGGAATATGGTGTTATTAGTGAAATGTATGCGTATGTTTCCTTTCTTATTATTTTTCTCACCTATGGAATGGAGACGGCTTTTTTCCGTTTTTACTCCAAGGACGAATTCAATAAGCGCAGTGTATTTGCTACCACGTTCTGGACATTGTTCAGCTCTTCTTCCGTATTCATTTTTACCTGTATTTTATTTGCTGTTCCATTAGCCGATTTACTCGGATATAAAGAACATCCTGAATATGTAGTCTGGTTTTCCATTGTGGTGGGATTAGATGCGCTATCCTCCATTCCAATGGCTTATCTGCGTGCCGAAGGAAAAGCGGTTCGATTTGCGGTGGTCAATATTCTCAGTGTTCTTGTCAATATCGGTTTAAATTTATTTTTTCTGGCCTATTGTATGCCACTGGTAAAATCCGGACAATCCAACTGGCTCACCGAAACGTTTTATGATCCTTCCATCGGCGTGGGATATGTTTTTATTGCAAATCTGATTTCGAGTTTTGTCAAATTCATTTTGCTGGCGCCTGAAATGATTTTAGCTTTTGGCAAATGGAGTTTTTCTTTACTCGAGAAAATGCTGTTGTTCGGATTACCACTTTTGGTAGCGGGATTTGCGGGGATGATCAATGAAACCATCGACCGGATCATGCTGAAACATATTTTACTTCCCAAAATCGGTGAAGAAGCAGCATCTGCTCAGGTTGGAATTTATAGTGCCATTTATAAACTATCCATTATAATCACCTTATTCATTCAGGCCTTTCGTTATGCAGCGGAACCTTTCTTTTTTGCTCAGGAGAAAGAAAAGAATTCAAGAGAGGTTTATGCACGCGTGATGAATTATTTTGTAATTGTTTGTGCTGTAATTTTTCTGGGAGTGATGTTGTATATCGATGTCCTTAAACATTTTGTTCCCAATGAAAATTACTGGAAAGCATTGCACATTGTTCCAGTGTTATTATTCGCTAATATCTTTTTAGGAATTTATTACAACCAAAGTATTTGGTATAAGTTAAGCGGACATACCATGTATGGGGCCTACATCGCCATTTTTGGTGCAACGCTTACTTTGGTACTCAATTATATTTTTATTCCGGAATACGCTTATGTAGCGTCGGCATGGACCACTTTTATCTGCTACGGAAGCATGATGTTGATTAGCTATTTTCTCGGACAGAAATTTTACCCCGTTCCTTATAAAATTTGGAAAAGCATTTTTTATTTGTCGCTTGCATTCGCCATTTATTTTGCGAGTACATGGATAGATATGGAGTGGGGACTTCAACGTTTTATCATTCATTCGTTCTTATTAATTTTATTTGTCGCCGTAGTATGGATGATGGAAAAACCAAAAAAATTGACCCATGAAAATCAAAATCATTAA